The genomic region CGAAGCTGCGCAGCAGCTCGAGATCGAGCATGGCCGCCTCCATTCGAAAATCCACTTGTATCGAGTTAATCATTTAATTTCCAAATGACAAGCGGCATCCCTAGATCGAGGGCCCAGAAGAAAAAACATCCGAGAAGGCCCTCATGTCCCTCGCCCCCTCGCTGCCCGTCCCTCGCAGCCGCTTCAACACGCTGCCGCTCGCCATCGGCGTGTTCTGCCTGCTCTGGAGCTATGCCTTCATCGCCGGCAAGATCGGCGTCACCCATTGCCCGCCGCTGATCCTGCTGGCGGCGCGCTTCTCGCTCGCGGGCATCCTGATCCTGGGTGCCACGTTGATCCGCGGCGAAGCCTGGTCCTTGTCGTGGCGCGATGTCGCGATCTTCGCCGTGCTCGGCATCGCCAACAACGCGCTCTATCTCGGGCTCGGCTATACCGGCCTGCAATCCGTCTCGGCCGGTCTCGGCGGCCTGATTGTGTCGGCCAATCCGGTGTTCACCGCGGGCCTTGCCGCGCTTCTGCTCGGGGAAGGCATGACCTGGCGCAAGGCGACCGGCCTGTTGCTCGGGATCATCGGTGTGACGGCAATCGTCTGGCATCGCCTCTCGGTCGGCACCGATTCGCTGCACGGCATCGTCTTCACGCTGGCCTCGCTCGCCTCGATCGTCGCCGGCACGATCCTGTTCAAGCTGCTGGCGCCGAAGGGGTCCCTGTGGATCGGCAACGGCGTGCAGAACCTCGCCGCCGGCATCGTGCTGACGCCGATCGCGCTCGTTTTCGCCGATGTCGACGCGATCGACTATACGCCGGGCCTGATCGGCGCCTTCGCCTTCCTCGTACTCGGCGGCTCGATCCTCGCTTCTTGGCTCTGGTTTCATCTCTTGAAGGTGTGTGGTGCCACCGCCGCCAGCGCCTATCATTTCCTGATGCCGCCGCTCGGCATGCTGTTCGCGTTCCTCGTGCTCGGCGAGCACATCGAGGCGCGCGACCTGCTCGGCATCATTCCGGTCGCGCTCGGCATCTATCTGGTGACGCGGCAGAAGGCGGCGGCGTGAGCAGGGCGGCTTCGTCGGATAGCTCGCCTCGCCCGGTCGAGCCGGGCGATGACGAGAGGAGAGAGTGACGCCCTGGAGTGCGCTACTCAGTCCTTCCTGAACACGATCGAGGCCATCCACCCCGTCATCAGTGCCATCGCAACCGTGGCGAGGCCATAGATCAGGCCGTTCTGCCGGGCGGTGGTCGCGACGAACTGCTCGAAGCCGACCTTGACGATCTCGAACGCCGTCTCGGTCTTGCCGATGAATGCACCGTTGGCGAACAGCTTGATCTCGATCTCATAGGTGCCGATCGGCACCTCCGCGGGCAGCGGAATGCCGGTGCGGAACAGCGTCGGCGTCAGGAACGTCACCGCGCTTCCATCCTCGCGATAGAGCCCGCGCTGGGTGCGCAGGCGAATGAAGGCCGAGCGGAACGCATCGTTCGGCACTACGTCGGCAAAGTCGCCGCTGACCCGCTGGGTCAGCAGCACGTTGTTGAGCCCGATCTGCTGCCGCCGCGCGATCTCGGGCGAGGTGATGGCGTCGAACGGGCGGTTGGCGAACAGCGCGAGATAGCTCGGCACCTGCAGGAACTGCCGGTAGTCGGTGTTGATCCAGATGCCGAAGGTACGCTCCTTCCGCCGCGTCACCATGTCGGCGCGCGGACCCATCACGGTGACGACGAGATCGTAGGCCGTGCGGTCGGCGGACGTCGTCGCATCCTTCTCGACCGAGCCGAACAGCACCAGCTCCTCGCCGGAATAGTTCGGCGTCACCGTGACGCGGTGGTTCGAGACCGACACGATCAGCCGCTCGGCCCGCGCGGCGCCGCCGAACAACAGAACGAGGACGATGGC from Bradyrhizobium sp. CB1015 harbors:
- a CDS encoding DMT family transporter: MSLAPSLPVPRSRFNTLPLAIGVFCLLWSYAFIAGKIGVTHCPPLILLAARFSLAGILILGATLIRGEAWSLSWRDVAIFAVLGIANNALYLGLGYTGLQSVSAGLGGLIVSANPVFTAGLAALLLGEGMTWRKATGLLLGIIGVTAIVWHRLSVGTDSLHGIVFTLASLASIVAGTILFKLLAPKGSLWIGNGVQNLAAGIVLTPIALVFADVDAIDYTPGLIGAFAFLVLGGSILASWLWFHLLKVCGATAASAYHFLMPPLGMLFAFLVLGEHIEARDLLGIIPVALGIYLVTRQKAAA
- a CDS encoding TIGR02186 family protein: MRRTFLAIVLVLLFGGAARAERLIVSVSNHRVTVTPNYSGEELVLFGSVEKDATTSADRTAYDLVVTVMGPRADMVTRRKERTFGIWINTDYRQFLQVPSYLALFANRPFDAITSPEIARRQQIGLNNVLLTQRVSGDFADVVPNDAFRSAFIRLRTQRGLYREDGSAVTFLTPTLFRTGIPLPAEVPIGTYEIEIKLFANGAFIGKTETAFEIVKVGFEQFVATTARQNGLIYGLATVAMALMTGWMASIVFRKD